From Hydra vulgaris chromosome 15, alternate assembly HydraT2T_AEP, one genomic window encodes:
- the LOC136092247 gene encoding uncharacterized protein LOC136092247, whose protein sequence is MNMHSISKTAFRNINNKLFSAYENSSLESMQDAANEAKMEEIVPCIHSCRVSIDGTCQKSGHSSLNGVVTAVSKGKCLDVIVLSKHCRQCIIWGVTEYTNWKVAHNCKINHRKSSEAMESSGAIDIFQQSVSRNKLAYNEYLGDKDTASYKEVINSKPYEAQFGITPVKLECVRQVNKQIGSQLRTLVQ, encoded by the coding sequence ATGAATATGCACTCAATATCTAAGACTGCctttagaaatattaataataagttattttctgCATACGAAAATTCTTCACTAGAAAGTATGCAAGATGCTGCAAATGAAGCAAAAATGGAAGAAATTGTCCCATGTATACATTCTTGTCGTGTATCGATTGATGGAACTTGTCAAAAAAGTGGACACTCCTCGTTAAACGGTGTAGTGACAGCAGTAAGCAAAGGAAAGTGTTTGgatgttattgttttatcaaaacattGTAGACAGTGTATAATATGGGGTGTAACAGAATACACAAATTGGAAAGTTGCACATAATTGTAAAATTAACCATCGAAAGTCATCAGAAGCAATGGAATCCTCAGGTGCTATTGATATATTTCAGCAATCTGTAAGTCGAAATAAACTAGCTTATAATGAGTATCTTGGAGATAAAGACACAGCTTCTTACAAAGAAGTTATTAACTCCAAACCCTATGAAGCACAGTTTGGTATTACACCTGTTAAACTTGAATGTGTTAGACAAGTAAACAAACAAATTGGTTCTCAACTTAGGACACTagtacaataa
- the LOC136091727 gene encoding uncharacterized protein LOC136091727, with protein MTDIYNIYEDPIIDETTERILYRSYNPIAGTNLNSGEIRITIDQSDFYLLPSKAFLLVEGKFTKSDGTAYSATDSATLTNNGIMHLFDRVVYQLSGNDVESINSPGRASTMLGLLIYPYTFQSSKGLSQLCYKDYNSSAAITGSNANIGFQIRQSWIVQNPTTPGKFSFRISLKHIFGFCDDYNKVIYGPSQSLILMRSSDNNAIYRASTVAAGKVDVQKISLYMPLVEPESLQKDFLKNSRALKQDVKVAFRKRKLEFLAVPQTTTFCWTLTPISSFETPRYIIVGFQTSKEGDQTTNPSIFDHCDLKNMQIEISSNSKKS; from the coding sequence atgacagatatttataatatatatgaagaTCCTATTATAGATGAAACAACTGAAAGAATTCTGTATCGTTCATATAATCCAATAGCTGGAACAAATCTAAATAGTGGAGAAATAAGAATTACAATTGATCAAtctgatttttatttacttccATCTAAAGCTTTCCTTCTAGTAGAAGGAAAATTTACTAAATCTGATGGAACAGCTTATTCTGCTACAGATTCAGCAACACTAACGAATAATGGTATTATGCACTTATTTGACAGGGTAGTGTATCAATTGTCAGGTAATGATGTAGAGTCGATTAATAGTCCAGGTAGAGCATCAACAATGCTAGGTCTTTTAATCTATCCATATACATTTCAATCATCAAAAGGACTAAGTCAATTATGTTATAAAGACTACAATTCATCAGCAGCAATAACTGGTAGTAATGCTAATATTGGATTTCAAATTAGGCAATCATGGATAGTTCAAAATCCAACTACACCTGGAAAATTTTCATTTAGAATATCTTTAAAGCATATTTTCGGATTCTGTGATGactataataaagttatttatggTCCAAGTCAATCATTAATATTAATGAGATCAAGCGACAATAATGCAATATATAGAGCTTCTACTGTAGCTGCTGGAAAAGTAGAtgttcaaaaaatatcattatacaTGCCACTTGTAGAACCAGAAAGTTTACAAAAAGACTTTCTTAAAAATAGTCGTGCATTAAAACAAGATGTTAAAGTAGCTTTTAGGAAACGAAAGCTTGAGTTTCTAGCAGTACCACAAACTACAACATTTTGTTGGACACTTACTCCAATTTCTTCTTTTGAAACACCAAGATATATTATTGTAGGATTTCAAACAAGTAAAGAAGGAGATCAAACAACTAATccttcaatatttgatcattgtgaCTTGAAAAATATGCAAATTGAAATTAGTTCTAATTCTAAAAAGTCATAA